From a single Callithrix jacchus isolate 240 chromosome 5, calJac240_pri, whole genome shotgun sequence genomic region:
- the RGCC gene encoding regulator of cell cycle RGCC, with protein MKPPAAQGSSAASAAAAPALDSAAAEDLSDALCEFDAVLADFASPFHERHFHYEEHLERMKRRSSASVSDSSGFSDSESADSLYRNSFSFSDEKLNSPTDSTPALLSPTVTPQKAKLGDTKELEDFIADLDRTLASM; from the exons ATGAAGCCGCCCGCGGCGCAGGGCAGCTCCGCTGCCTCCGCGGCTGCAG CCCCGGCCCTGGACTCGGCGGCCGCGGAGGACCTGTCGGACGCGCTGTGCGAGTTTGATGCGGTGCTGGCGGACTTCGCGTCGCCCTTCCACGAGCGCCACTTCCACTACGAGGAGCACCTGGAGCGCATGAAGCGGCGCAGCAGCGCCAGCGTCAGCGACAGCAGCGGCTTCAGCGACTCGGAGA GTGCAGATTCACTTTATAGAAACAGCTTCAGCTTCAGTGATGAAAAACTGAATTCGCCAACAGACTCTACCCCAGCTCTTCTCTCTCCCACTGTCACTCCTCAGAAAG CCAAATTAGGAGACACGAAAGAGCTAGAAGACTTTATTGCTGATCTTGACAGAACATTAGCAA GTATGTGA